From the genome of Anopheles moucheti chromosome 3, idAnoMoucSN_F20_07, whole genome shotgun sequence, one region includes:
- the LOC128305677 gene encoding facilitated trehalose transporter Tret1-like yields MVIKKAPTTDDAFIESNVVKHFSPLARQVLAASGPIISSAAAGMTNGFSAILLPQLQHPDSKLSITEDQASWIASMAPLPMALGCILGGLLMERCGRKSAHLLLNISFAVGWCALSMAGSYPQILAGRFITGLSCGLVGPPASVYIAETSDPRYRGILLAGVTFAVSGGILLAHLFGTFFRWQTAALLCSLFMIVAYLLMLVSPESPAWLLARGARSEAETSFRWLRGFDPASRQEFDAMVARTEKSESNDKSIETQREASNVNRSPYRRREFLMPLATLLVFFATMQFSGVNIVAFYSIALMKTTIGSDNLNEYLAMLIVDLVRVVTSLVACILLRSVGRRPLAMASGVGTTVSLIGLSIFLYFQTSIPLYRNYSWLSLVFLISYIVFVGIGLFPLPWCMTGEIFPVATRGLGSGLTSSFNFVCFFAVIKTGPTLFATVGINGTFLVYGVISLLGTLLLYVILPETKNRTLQEIEEQFRRGRRKAKDAEAATVEGGSSTTPPAGIATIS; encoded by the exons ATGGTCATCAAGAAGGCACCGACGACGGATGACGCGTTCATCGAGAGCAACGTAGTTAAACACTTTTCTCCGCTGGCACGTCAG GTGCTGGCAGCATCCGGACCCATCATCAGCAGCGCAGCAGCTGGCATGACGAACGggttttccgccattttactGCCACAGCTCCAGCACCCGGACAGCAAACTATCCATCACGGAAGATCAAGCGTCATGGATCGCTTCAATGGCACCCTTACCGATGGCGCTCGGTTGCATACTGGGTGGTTTGCTGATGGAACGCTGCGGCCGCAAGTCGGCTCACCTGCTGCTGAACATATCGTTTGCCGTCGGTTGGTGTGCACTGTCCATGGCCGGCAGCTATCCACAGATTCTTGCCGGGCGCTTCATCACCGGACTGAGCTGCGGGTTGGTTGGCCCGCCTGCCTCGGTGTACATAGCGGAAACGAGCGATCCACGCTACCGTGGCATTCTGCTGGCGGGCGTAACGTTCGCTGTGTCGGGTGGCATACTGCTGGCGCATCTGTTCGGGACCTTCTTCCGGTGGCAAACGGCCGCTCTGCTGTGCTCGCTGTTTATGATCGTCGCGTACCTGCTGATGCTTGTTTCGCCGGAAAGTCCGGCATGGTTGCTGGCCCGGGGTGCCCGTTCCGAGGCGGAAACATCGTTCCGGTGGTTGCGAGGGTTCGATCCGGCCAGTCGACAAGAGTTCGACGCGATGGTAGCGAGAACGGAAAAGAGCGAGAGCAACGATAAAAGCATCGAAACGCAACGCGAGGCTTCGAATGTGAATCGCTCTCCCTATAGACGACGGGAATTTCTTATGCCACTCGCCACGCTGCTCGTGTTCTTCGCCACGATGCAGTTTTCGGGCGTGAACATTGTCGCGTTCTACTCGATCGCACTGATGAAGACTACGATCGGGAGCGATAATTTGAACGAGTATCTCGCGATGTTGATCGTGGATTTGGTGCGCGTCGTAACGTCACTGGTGGCATGCATTCTGCTCCGTTCCGTGGGTCGTCGTCCACTGGCGATGGCAAGCGGCGTCGGTACGACCGTGTCGCTGATCGGACTGTCGATCTTCCTGTACTTCCAAACGAGTATCCCGCTGTACCGGAACTACTCCTGGCTGTCGTTGGTGTTTCTCATCAGCTACATCGTGTTCGTCGGCATTGGTCTGTTTCCACTGCCCTGGTGCATGACGGGCGAAATCTTCCCGGTGGCAACGCGAGGCCTTGGTTCGGGGTTAACATCGTCGTTtaatttcgtttgcttcttcgCCGTGATCAAAACCGGCCCGACACTGTTTGCGACTGTCGGGATAAATGGGACGTTCCTGGTGTACGGTGTAATTTCGTTGCTTGGGACGCTACTGCTGTATGTCATACTGCCGGAGACGAAAAACCGTACCTTGCAGGAGATTGAGGAACAGTTCCGACGTGGACGAAGGAAAGCAAAGGATGCGGAAGCGGCCACAGTGGAAGGAGGATCGTCAacaacaccgccagctggtaTTGCAACAATCTCTTAA